A stretch of the Poecilia reticulata strain Guanapo unplaced genomic scaffold, Guppy_female_1.0+MT scaffold_219, whole genome shotgun sequence genome encodes the following:
- the LOC103460250 gene encoding lysozyme C-like, with protein sequence MKMMKTLVLLLLLVAVANAKRFERCDWARTLKAGGMDGYRGISLADWVCLTQHESGFNTRATNRNRDGSTDYGIFQINSRWWCRDGGVSRSNGCGINCSQLLTDDVTAAITCAKRVVRDPNGIRAWVAWRDNCQNRDLSGYLRGCRL encoded by the exons atgaagatgatgaagaccctggtgctgctgctgctgctggtggccgTGGCCAACGCTAAGCGGTTCGAGCGCTGTGATTGGGCGCGCACCCTGAAGGCCGGTGGCATGGACGGTTACCGTGGCATCAGCCTGGCCGACT GGGTTTGTCTGACCCAACACGAGTCAGGCTTCAACACCAGAGCCACCAACCGCAACAGAGACGGCTCCACCGACTACGGCATCTTCCAGATCAACAGCCGCTGGTGGTGCAGAGACGGCGGAGTCTCCAGATCCAACGGATGCGGCATCAACTGCAGCC AACTCCTGACGGACGATGTGACCGCGGCGATCACCTGCGCCAAACGGGTCGTCAGGGACCCCAACGGCATCAGAGCATG GGTGGCCTGGCGTGATAACTGTCAGAACCGTGACCTGAGCGGCTACCTGAGAGGCTGCAGACTCTAA